In Rhodamnia argentea isolate NSW1041297 chromosome 4, ASM2092103v1, whole genome shotgun sequence, the following proteins share a genomic window:
- the LOC125314543 gene encoding disease resistance protein L6-like isoform X2 encodes MDSFNSVVVGPKLSNLKNLSKLCLYCSPLREIQLDGLELLRDLSVERCKFLEGLSVISSSMRKLCKMVVWDCPKLLEIRFRSVMESLKVLKVDSCVSLGGLYGLSNSKKLTNLEIQMCNGLRVVEGLEELELLSFLSVKWCESLERLIDVSNSKIPNECTIRVWVCGKFPDTYRDDIRYRDYREMILGRTGKTFNEEYEMEENGSIHCFICILECIC; translated from the coding sequence ATGGATAGTTTCAACTCGGTAGTTGTTGGACCAAAGCTTTCCAACTTGAAAAATCTGTCAAAATTATGTCTTTATTGCTCTCCACTGAGGGAAATTCAACTCGATGGGCTTGAACTGTTGAGGGATTTGAGCGTGGAACGTTGCAAGTTTCTCGAGGGATTGTCGGTTATTTCATCAAGCATGAGGAAACTCTGTAAAATGGTAGTTTGGGATTGCCCAAAGCTACTTGAAATTCGATTTCGCAGTGTGATGGAATCATTAAAGGTACTTAAAGTGGATAGTTGCGTTTCCTTGGGAGGGTTATATGgtttatcaaactccaagaaGCTGACGAATTTAGAGATCCAAATGTGCAATGGGCTACGGGTTGTTGAGGGCCTTGaagaattggagcttttgagTTTTTTGTCCGTAAAGTGGTGTGAATCGTTGGAAAGGTTGATTGATGTATCCAACTCAAAGATACCAAATGAATGCACGATACGTGTATGGGTTTGCGGGAAATTCCCAGATACTTATCGCGATGACATCCGTTATAGGGATTATAGAGAGATGATTCTTGGGAGGACGGGGAAGACATTCAACGAG
- the LOC125314543 gene encoding uncharacterized protein LOC125314543 isoform X1, which produces MDSFNSVVVGPKLSNLKNLSKLRLYRSPPREIQLDGLELLRDLRVERCEFLEGLSVISSSMRKLYQMTVRDCPKLLEIRFRSMMESLKVLQVESCVSLGGLYGLSNSKKLTNLEIQWCDGLRVVEGLEELELLSYLYVNWCKSLERLIDVSNSKIPNKCRIDVWDCGKFPYTYGDDIRYRDYREMFLGRTRKTFNEEYEMEENGSIHCFICILECIC; this is translated from the coding sequence ATGGATAGTTTCAACTCGGTCGTTGTTGGACCAAAACTTTCCAACTTGAAAAATCTGTCAAAATTACGTCTTTATCGCTCTCCACCGAGGGAAATTCAACTCGACGGGCTTGAACTGTTGAGGGATTTGCGCGTGGAACGTTGCGAGTTTCTCGAGGGATTGTCGGTTATTTCATCAAGCATGAGGAAACTCTATCAAATGACAGTCCGGGATTGCCCAAAGCTACTTGAAATTCGATTTCGCAGTATGATGGAATCATTAAAGGTACTTCAAGTGGAAAGTTGCGTTTCCCTTGGAGGGTTATATGgtttatcaaactccaagaaGCTGACGAATTTAGAAATCCAATGGTGCGATGGGCTACGAGTTGTTGAGGGCCTTGaagaattggagcttttgagTTATTTGTACGTAAATTGGTGTAAATCGTTGGAAAGGCTGATTGATGTATCCAACTCAAAGATACCAAATAAATGCAGGATAGATGTATGGGATTGCGGGAAATTCCCATATACTTATGGCGATGACATCCGTTATAGGGATTATAGAGAGATGTTTCTTGGGAGGACGAGGAAGACATTCAACGAG